A single Xenopus laevis strain J_2021 chromosome 3S, Xenopus_laevis_v10.1, whole genome shotgun sequence DNA region contains:
- the kcna1.S gene encoding potassium channel, voltage gated shaker related subfamily A, member 1 S homeolog (The RefSeq protein has 1 substitution compared to this genomic sequence) — protein sequence MTVIAGENMDETSVLPGHPQDSYHPDQDDHECCERVVINVSGLRFETQLKTLAQFPSTLLGNPKKRMRYFDPLRNEYFFDRNRPSFDAILYYYQSGGRLRRPVNVPLDMFSEEIKFYELGEEAMEKFREDEGFVKEEERPLPDKEFQRQVWLLFEFPESSGPARIIAIISVMVILISIVIFCLETLPELKDERIFSRRVNNSTVFYKSNIFTDPFFVVETLCIIWFSFELVVRFFACPSKPEFFKNIMNFIDIVAIIPYFITLGTEMAEQEGPQKGEQATSLAILRVIRLVRVFRIFKLSRHSKGLQILGQTLKASMRELGLLIFFLFIGVILFSSAVYFAEAEEDESHFTSIPDAFWWAVVSMTTVGYGDMYPVTIGGKIVGSLCAIAGVLTIALPVPVIVSNFNYFYHRETEGEEQAQLLHVSSPNLASNSDLSRRSSSAMSKSEYMEIEEDLNNSIDNFREANIRTGNCTIANQNCVNKSKLLTDV from the coding sequence ATGACCGTAATCGCAGGGGAGAATATGGACGAGACCTCAGTCTTGCCCGGTCACCCTCAGGACAGCTACCATCCAGACCAAGATGACCACGAATGCTGTGAGAGGGTGGTCATCAATGTGTCCGGCCTACGCTTCGAGACCCAGCTTAAGACTCTCGCTCAGTTCCCCAGCACTCTGCTAGGGAACCCCAAAAAACGGATGCGTTACTTTGACCCCCTGAGGAACGAGTACTTCTTTGACCGAAACCGTCCAAGTTTCGATGCCATATTATATTACTACCAGTCTGGGGGTCGACTCCGGAGACCTGTTAATGTTCCACTGGACATGTTCTCTGAGGAAATCAAGTTTTATGAGTTAGGGGAAGAGGCCATGGAGAAGTTTAGGGAGGATGAGGGTTTCGTAAAGGAAGAGGAACGCCCTCTGCCAGATAAAGAGTTCCAACGCCAGGTGTGGCTCTTGTTTGAGTTCCCCGAAAGCTCGGGCGCAGCCAGGATCATTGCCATAATATCTGTGATGGTCATCCTTATATCAATTGTTATCTTCTGCTTGGAGACTTTGCCAGAATTAAAAGATGAGCGGATCTTCAGTCGACGGGTGAACAACAGCACAGTTTTCTACAAGTCCAACATCTTCACGGATCCATTCTTTGTGGTGGAGACCCTCTGCATTATCTGGTTTTCCTTTGAATTGGTGGTGAGGTTCTTTGCATGTCCCAGCAAACCGGAATTCTTTAAGAACATCATGAACTTCATTGACATTGTGGCCATCATCCCTTACTTTATCACCTTGGGGACTGAAATGGCAGAGCAAGAAGGTCCCCAAAAAGGAGAACAGGCAACATCTTTGGCAATCCTGAGGGTCATCAGACTGGTAAGAGTGTTTAGAATCTTCAAACTCTCCAGGCATTCTAAGGGCCTCCAGATTTTGGGACAGACCTTGAAAGCTAGCATGAGAGAATTAGGgttgctaattttttttctattcattggGGTCATCTTGTTCTCCAGTGCAGTGTACTTTGCTGAAGCTGAAGAGGATGAATCTCATTTTACAAGTATCCCTGATGCTTTCTGGTGGGCGGTGGTATCCATGACCACTGTGGGCTATGGTGACATGTACCCTGTGACAATTGGAGGCAAAATCGTGGGCTCCTTGTGTGCCATCGCTGGTGTGCTGACAATTGCCCTGCCTGTACCTGTCATCGTGTCCAACTTCAACTACTTCTACCACCGAGAAACTGAAGGGGAGGAACAGGCTCAGTTACTCCATGTTAGCTCCCCCAATTTAGCCTCTAACAGTGATCTGAGTCGACGAAGTTCCTCCGCAATGAGCAAATCTGAGTACATGGAGATTGAAGAGGATCTGAATAATAGCATAGATAACTTTAGAGAGGCAAATATCAGAACTGGCAATTGCACCATAGCCAATCAGAACTGTGTTAACAAAAGCAAGCTCCTTACAGATGTGTAG
- the kcna1.S gene encoding potassium channel, voltage gated shaker related subfamily A, member 1 S homeolog isoform X1, with amino-acid sequence MTVIAGENMDETSVLPGHPQDSYHPDQDDHECCERVVINVSGLRFETQLKTLAQFPSTLLGNPKKRMRYFDPLRNEYFFDRNRPSFDAILYYYQSGGRLRRPVNVPLDMFSEEIKFYELGEEAMEKFREDEGFVKEEERPLPDKEFQRQVWLLFEFPESSGAARIIAIISVMVILISIVIFCLETLPELKDERIFSRRVNNSTVFYKSNIFTDPFFVVETLCIIWFSFELVVRFFACPSKPEFFKNIMNFIDIVAIIPYFITLGTEMAEQEGPQKGEQATSLAILRVIRLVRVFRIFKLSRHSKGLQILGQTLKASMRELGLLIFFLFIGVILFSSAVYFAEAEEDESHFTSIPDAFWWAVVSMTTVGYGDMYPVTIGGKIVGSLCAIAGVLTIALPVPVIVSNFNYFYHRETEGEEQAQLLHVSSPNLASNSDLSRRSSSAMSKSEYMEIEEDLNNSIDNFREANIRTGNCTIANQNCVNKSKLLTDV; translated from the coding sequence ATGACCGTAATCGCAGGGGAGAATATGGACGAGACCTCAGTCTTGCCCGGTCACCCTCAGGACAGCTACCATCCAGACCAAGATGACCACGAATGCTGTGAGAGGGTGGTCATCAATGTGTCCGGCCTACGCTTCGAGACCCAGCTTAAGACTCTCGCTCAGTTCCCCAGCACTCTGCTAGGGAACCCCAAAAAACGGATGCGTTACTTTGACCCCCTGAGGAACGAGTACTTCTTTGACCGAAACCGTCCAAGTTTCGATGCCATATTATATTACTACCAGTCTGGGGGTCGACTCCGGAGACCTGTTAATGTTCCACTGGACATGTTCTCTGAGGAAATCAAGTTTTATGAGTTAGGGGAAGAGGCCATGGAGAAGTTTAGGGAGGATGAGGGTTTCGTAAAGGAAGAGGAACGCCCTCTGCCAGATAAAGAGTTCCAACGCCAGGTGTGGCTCTTGTTTGAGTTCCCCGAAAGCTCGGGCGCAGCCAGGATCATTGCCATAATATCTGTGATGGTCATCCTTATATCAATTGTTATCTTCTGCTTGGAGACTTTGCCAGAATTAAAAGATGAGCGGATCTTCAGTCGACGGGTGAACAACAGCACAGTTTTCTACAAGTCCAACATCTTCACGGATCCATTCTTTGTGGTGGAGACCCTCTGCATTATCTGGTTTTCCTTTGAATTGGTGGTGAGGTTCTTTGCATGTCCCAGCAAACCGGAATTCTTTAAGAACATCATGAACTTCATTGACATTGTGGCCATCATCCCTTACTTTATCACCTTGGGGACTGAAATGGCAGAGCAAGAAGGTCCCCAAAAAGGAGAACAGGCAACATCTTTGGCAATCCTGAGGGTCATCAGACTGGTAAGAGTGTTTAGAATCTTCAAACTCTCCAGGCATTCTAAGGGCCTCCAGATTTTGGGACAGACCTTGAAAGCTAGCATGAGAGAATTAGGgttgctaattttttttctattcattggGGTCATCTTGTTCTCCAGTGCAGTGTACTTTGCTGAAGCTGAAGAGGATGAATCTCATTTTACAAGTATCCCTGATGCTTTCTGGTGGGCGGTGGTATCCATGACCACTGTGGGCTATGGTGACATGTACCCTGTGACAATTGGAGGCAAAATCGTGGGCTCCTTGTGTGCCATCGCTGGTGTGCTGACAATTGCCCTGCCTGTACCTGTCATCGTGTCCAACTTCAACTACTTCTACCACCGAGAAACTGAAGGGGAGGAACAGGCTCAGTTACTCCATGTTAGCTCCCCCAATTTAGCCTCTAACAGTGATCTGAGTCGACGAAGTTCCTCCGCAATGAGCAAATCTGAGTACATGGAGATTGAAGAGGATCTGAATAATAGCATAGATAACTTTAGAGAGGCAAATATCAGAACTGGCAATTGCACCATAGCCAATCAGAACTGTGTTAACAAAAGCAAGCTCCTTACAGATGTGTAG